The genomic region AGACCGCGTGGGCATTGATTGCGCTGGTCGCGGGCGAGGACGACGTAAGCGAATCCGCGATGCGCGGCGCGCAGTGGCTCTCAGAGCGGCAGAACGACGACGGCGCTTGGGACGAGACGGAGCATACCGGCAACGGTTTCCCGAATCATTTTTATCTTCGCTACCATTTGTATGCGCATTATTTTCCGCTGATGGCGCTCGGACGTTTTCGGCGGCGGCTAATGGAACGGTCGGCGCGTTAGAGCTTGCGCGATGAAAGCGATTTCAATTCTAGGCTCGACCGGTTCGGTGGGCGTGACGACGCTGGACGTCGTCGGCCGCTTCAAGGATCGATTTCGCATCGTCGCGATGGCGGCTGGCCGCAACCTGGATTTGTTCGCCGAGCAAGTCAAAGCGTTTCGCCCCGAACTGGTTTCGGTCGCGACGCCGGAACTCGCGAAGGAACTCGCTGAACGAATCGGCGGCGAACGCGTGACGATCGTTCATGGACTCGAAGGCGCGATCGCGGTCGCGACGCATCCTGAATCGAAGCTGGTGATGTCGGCGCTGGTCGGCGCGATGGGACTCAGGCCGACGTTGGCGGCGATCAACGCGGGCAAGGATATCGCGTTTGCGAACAAGGAAGTGCTGGTGATCGCGGGCGAGTTGATCACGGCCGCGGTGGAGAAAAATCGCGTGCGCCTGTTGCCGGTCGATAGCGAGCACAACGCGATCTTTCAGTGCCTCGAAGGGCGCGGCCGCGCCGGGCTGAAGAGAATCATCCTCACCGCGTCGGGCGGGCCGTTTCGCGAACTGCCGGCCGATCGATTCGCGTCGATTACGATCGAGCAGGCGCTGAAGCATCCGACCTGGACGATGGGCAGCAAGATTACGATCGATTCGGCGACGCTGATGAACAAGGGCCTCGAGGTGATCGAGGCGCGCTGGCTGTTCGATCTCACCGCGGCGCAAATTTCCGTGGTGATTCATCCGCAGAGCGTGATCCATTCGATGGTCGAGATGGTCGATGGGTCGGTGATCGCAGAGATGGCGATTCCCGACATGGCGATTCCGGTGGCGTACGCACTTGCGTATCCGGATCGCTTGCCGATGCCGCATCTGAAGCGGCTGTCGCTGGTTGAAACCTCGAAACTTACATTTGAAGACCCCGACCTGGGGCGCTTTCCGTGCTTGAGGCTCGCTTATGACGCGCTCGAAGCGGGGCACACGATGCCGGCTTGCCTGAACGCTGCGAATGAAGAATTGGTGGCAGGATTTCTCGGCGGGAGAGTGCGTTTCGCCGACATCCCGGGGCATCTCGAATCGGTGATGGCGCGTCATCCGAATGCGCCCGCGCGGACGATCGAGGACCTGCTGGAGACGGACGGATGGGCACGCGCGGCGGCGCGAGAACTGATCGCGGCGAAATCGGTCGCGGCTTGAGATCATGGGCAGCGTGCAAACAAATCCGCAGATCAACCCGGCGTTCGCGCTGGCGTCGATTCCAACGTCGGCGCCGCCGGCTGGTGATTTCGACCTCGTGAGCGCGTATGAATTCTGCGCGCGGCTGGCGCGATCGCACTACGAAAACTTCACCGTCGCGTCGTGGCTGATGCCGCGCGAGATGCGGCCGCACATGTACGCGATTTATGCGTACGCGCGGATGGCCGACGATTTCGCGGATGAGCATCACGATGTCGCGATGCTCGATGATTGGGAGCGGCAACTCGACGGGGCCTACGATGGCACGCCGCGGCATCCGGTGTTTATCGCACTCGCGGACACGGTGCGCCGCTTCGAAATTCCGCGCGCGCCGTTCAAGAATCTGCTCGTGGCGTTTCGCTCCGACGTAAACTTCAAGGGGTTCGACACGCTGGACGATCTGTTCGCGTACTCGCGCAATTCGGCGAATCCGGTTGGTCGGCTGGTGCTCTACCTGTTCGGTTATTGCGACGCAGAGCGACAACGGTTGTCGGACCTGGTGTGCAGCGGATTGCAGCTCGCGAATTTCTGGCAGGACGTCGCGATCGATCTGACCAAGGGCCGAATCTATCTGCCGCGGCGTGACATGGAAAAGTTTGGCGTGAGTGCGGCGGAGCTCGAGGCGCATACGCCGTCGAAGCAATTTATCGAACTGATGCGTCATGAAGTGGGCGTCGCGCGCGCGATGCTGCTGGAGGGCGGCGAGCTGCATCGCGTCGTGGACAAGCGGCTGCGCCGCGACATCGTGATGTTCGCCGGCGGCGGGCTCGCGATCCTGCGCGCGATCGAGCGGGTCGGATACGACGTGGTTCGCGCACGGCCTGAACTCAAGAAATTCGACTATCTCAAACTGGGATGGAGCGCGCTGCGTGGGCGGCTCGAGGGCTGAAGTGGCGGTCGCGGCATCGGCGTCCTCGAGCGCGCACAACGGCGCTTTGCTGGAAGCGGACTACGAGCGATGCGCGCAAGTGACGCGTCGATCGTCGTCGAATTTTTACTACGCCTTCATGCTGCTGCCGGCGGAGCGGCGCCGCGCGCTGCATGCGGTGTACGCGTTCTGCCGTTTCGTGGATGACATCGCAGACGATGAATCGGTGCGCGATCCGGCGTATCTGCTGGACAAATGGCGCGACGAATTGGGACGCGTCTACGCGGGCGATCCAAC from Candidatus Binatus sp. harbors:
- a CDS encoding 1-deoxy-D-xylulose-5-phosphate reductoisomerase, with protein sequence MKAISILGSTGSVGVTTLDVVGRFKDRFRIVAMAAGRNLDLFAEQVKAFRPELVSVATPELAKELAERIGGERVTIVHGLEGAIAVATHPESKLVMSALVGAMGLRPTLAAINAGKDIAFANKEVLVIAGELITAAVEKNRVRLLPVDSEHNAIFQCLEGRGRAGLKRIILTASGGPFRELPADRFASITIEQALKHPTWTMGSKITIDSATLMNKGLEVIEARWLFDLTAAQISVVIHPQSVIHSMVEMVDGSVIAEMAIPDMAIPVAYALAYPDRLPMPHLKRLSLVETSKLTFEDPDLGRFPCLRLAYDALEAGHTMPACLNAANEELVAGFLGGRVRFADIPGHLESVMARHPNAPARTIEDLLETDGWARAAARELIAAKSVAA
- the hpnC gene encoding squalene synthase HpnC; its protein translation is MGSVQTNPQINPAFALASIPTSAPPAGDFDLVSAYEFCARLARSHYENFTVASWLMPREMRPHMYAIYAYARMADDFADEHHDVAMLDDWERQLDGAYDGTPRHPVFIALADTVRRFEIPRAPFKNLLVAFRSDVNFKGFDTLDDLFAYSRNSANPVGRLVLYLFGYCDAERQRLSDLVCSGLQLANFWQDVAIDLTKGRIYLPRRDMEKFGVSAAELEAHTPSKQFIELMRHEVGVARAMLLEGGELHRVVDKRLRRDIVMFAGGGLAILRAIERVGYDVVRARPELKKFDYLKLGWSALRGRLEG